In Fundulus heteroclitus isolate FHET01 chromosome 8, MU-UCD_Fhet_4.1, whole genome shotgun sequence, a genomic segment contains:
- the s100z gene encoding protein S100-Z — MPSQLEGAMGALITVFYNYSGNDGDKHKLNKGELKQLLNSELTDFLTSQKDPMLVEKIMNDLDSNKDNEVDFNEFVVLVAALTVACNDFFQEQNRNAK, encoded by the exons ATGCCGAGCCAGCTTGAGGGTGCCATGGGTGCACTAATCACGGTTTTCTACAACTACTCTGGGAACGACGGAGATAAACACAAGCTCAACAAAGGAGAGCTCAAGCAGCTCTTGAACAGCGAGCTCACGGACTTCCTCACG TCTCAGAAAGATCCCATGCTGGTGGAGAAAATCATGAACGACCTGGACTCGAACAAAGACAACGAGGTGGATTTCAACGAGTTTGTGGTGTTGGTGGCAGCTCTGACCGTGGCCTGCAACGACTTCTTCCAAGAGCAGAACAGGAATGCTAAATAG